In the Flavisolibacter tropicus genome, one interval contains:
- a CDS encoding ComEA family DNA-binding protein, with amino-acid sequence MIKPCILFLLLLCGQMVLAQEETAEQPLESLTELLGEEIDDSYLQQLYYLQEHPIAVNRSTAEDWQQLKWLTSLQIESFLRYREALGSLVSIYELQSVPLWDIATIKKILPFITMEEPLQLKNALRTRFIEGQHSILLRTSRVLEKQKGYNKELANYYAGSPDRLLLRYRYQYKNYLQYGITAEKDPGEQFFKGAQSNGFDFYSFHVFARQLGQFKTIAIGDFTVNMGQGLVQWQALGFKKNAEVMQIKRQGPVLQPYSAATEYNFNRGVGVTWQNRKLEVTAFASYRKIDGSSYVDTLTDDEVVSSFYNGGYHRTASEIAKRATIDYASYGGVISYKRKALVLNANALFHQFSHALQTNGKPYDLYGIEGKRWNNYSLDYSWTYRNLHAFGEGAVDKYYNKALLSGMVMSVDPAVDISLVYRNIQSAYQTLWGNAVTENTQPTNEKGIYAGIIIRPANGWQINAYTDVFQFPWLKYRTDAPSKGKEYLMQITYQPNKQVEINLCYKGENKELNAAADTTTHFLEDNPKQGLRMNIIYKIRRGLTLKGRTELIWFNKNQPGSEEGFLNYIQGDYTINRKWKGNLRLQYFETGGYNSRIYVYENDVLYAYSIPAYYDKGWRYYLNMNYALNKRLSFWVRFAQTVFKNKAAIGSGLDVINGSMRTEFKLQVRYNLN; translated from the coding sequence ATGATAAAGCCGTGCATACTTTTTTTATTGTTACTCTGTGGGCAAATGGTTTTAGCGCAGGAAGAGACAGCAGAGCAGCCACTGGAAAGCCTAACCGAACTATTAGGAGAAGAGATTGACGACTCTTACCTGCAACAGCTTTATTATTTACAAGAGCATCCTATAGCAGTAAATAGATCGACGGCTGAAGACTGGCAACAATTAAAATGGCTAACCAGCTTGCAGATAGAAAGCTTTCTTCGCTATCGCGAAGCTTTAGGATCATTGGTTAGCATCTATGAATTGCAATCAGTGCCACTCTGGGATATTGCTACCATAAAGAAAATACTTCCATTTATCACAATGGAGGAACCGCTACAATTAAAGAATGCACTCCGTACAAGATTTATAGAGGGGCAGCATAGTATACTATTGCGAACGTCTCGCGTATTAGAGAAACAAAAAGGATATAATAAAGAGCTGGCAAATTATTATGCCGGAAGTCCGGATCGTTTGCTATTGCGCTATCGCTATCAATACAAGAACTACTTACAGTATGGAATAACCGCAGAAAAGGATCCGGGTGAACAATTCTTTAAAGGAGCGCAATCTAATGGGTTTGATTTTTATTCCTTTCATGTATTTGCACGCCAGCTTGGGCAGTTTAAGACAATTGCTATTGGCGACTTTACGGTAAACATGGGGCAGGGGCTAGTGCAATGGCAGGCATTGGGGTTTAAAAAGAATGCGGAGGTAATGCAAATAAAGCGGCAGGGACCCGTGTTGCAACCCTATAGTGCGGCCACGGAATACAATTTCAATAGGGGAGTGGGGGTTACCTGGCAGAATAGAAAGTTGGAAGTAACGGCATTTGCTTCTTATCGAAAAATAGATGGTAGTAGTTATGTAGATACATTGACTGATGATGAAGTCGTATCCAGTTTTTATAATGGCGGTTATCATCGTACGGCAAGTGAAATAGCTAAACGTGCTACCATTGATTACGCATCCTATGGTGGTGTAATATCCTATAAACGGAAAGCATTGGTATTGAATGCAAACGCTTTGTTTCACCAGTTTTCCCATGCCTTACAAACAAATGGTAAGCCGTATGATCTATATGGGATAGAAGGAAAGCGTTGGAATAACTACAGTCTGGATTATAGTTGGACGTATAGAAATCTGCATGCCTTTGGTGAAGGGGCTGTTGATAAATATTATAATAAAGCATTGCTTTCCGGTATGGTAATGAGTGTCGATCCTGCAGTGGATATATCGTTGGTATATAGAAATATTCAGTCGGCCTATCAAACCTTATGGGGAAATGCTGTAACGGAGAATACGCAGCCAACAAATGAGAAAGGTATTTATGCAGGTATTATTATAAGACCTGCAAATGGTTGGCAAATAAATGCCTACACCGATGTATTTCAATTTCCCTGGTTGAAGTATAGAACCGATGCACCCAGTAAGGGAAAGGAATACTTGATGCAAATCACTTATCAGCCTAATAAGCAAGTAGAAATAAATCTGTGCTACAAAGGCGAAAACAAAGAACTCAATGCTGCTGCTGATACTACTACACATTTCTTAGAAGATAATCCTAAACAAGGCCTGCGAATGAATATTATATATAAGATACGTAGAGGCTTGACATTGAAGGGAAGGACAGAATTGATTTGGTTCAACAAAAACCAGCCTGGTAGTGAAGAAGGGTTTCTTAACTATATACAAGGTGATTATACAATCAATAGAAAATGGAAAGGAAACCTGCGACTACAATACTTTGAAACTGGTGGTTATAATAGTAGAATCTATGTGTATGAGAATGATGTATTGTATGCCTATAGTATACCAGCGTATTATGATAAAGGGTGGCGCTATTATTTGAACATGAATTACGCGTTAAATAAACGTCTTTCATTTTGGGTGCGATTTGCTCAAACCGTTTTTAAGAATAAGGCTGCAATTGGCTCTGGGCTTGATGTTATTAATGGGTCAATGCGTACAGAATTTAAGTTACAAGTACGTTATAATCTGAATTAG
- a CDS encoding SusC/RagA family TonB-linked outer membrane protein, giving the protein MRKIASLLTMLTLCSALAFAQTRTVSGVVRDVKGEPIPFATVSEAGTKNAVQADVNGSFSIKVGNDSRLAISAAGFTAQTISVSGGTATIALVRAEGQLQEVVVTTALGVKRSARSTGYSTTAIAPAELTQARATNVANGLSGKVSGLQINTVNNGVTADTRIVLRGERSILGNNQALIVLDNVPVSADYINSLNPDDVESVNVLKGANAAALYGSDAANGVLIITTKKGVRAKPSITFTHSTTIEKVSYFPKFNTRFGAASTEPDSLDAYTGFYGRIPYENQMYGPEYDGSTVALGAKKRFYRPDGSFFDTTNQISYQYRNPVKDFFETGRTIQNGISYQAGTQNGSFYLSGQFNNTTGTIPDDKSNRYSVRLGASNNYNKFSTSFSIGYTKITTDIAGVDYNQHRPVYWNVLNTPGEIPIRDFKDPNAPFANENDWYNAYYPNPYWQIYNSRVLTNRDDILGSVELGYKAANWLNFTYRLGATASNYQEKRKLAGVTFSEYEIAYQDPAQNPDGLDIEGTAYGAPNGIRGRFGDRLYERFILQSDFLINMQHKFLNNDLDARLVLGTSANKNNYRNIRNGIDGSDDIASEIEIPGLYNVSNIVGTPVVGESQSKVGKIGAFGSLQLGYKNFLFAEITGRNDWVSVLSPENRTFFYPGVNASFVFTDAFKALKNISWLNYGKVLASWTKVGNVSLGAYELSNTFSQANGFPYNDLTGFTLGNTLANSNLQPEIVKSREAGIQLGLFKNRANVQVTYYDEDISNQTVPVQISSSTGFTKTNQNVGNVSNWGWEFDLKLTPLVNLGPVKWNFGGNLALMDSRVDEITPNSKSVFIGGYTATGAGVYTIEGQPMRVLQVLDWLRDDQGRVIVNPNTGRPSRDTKVKNVGRSTPDMILGLNSSFDYKGLTLNVLGEYRGGYVVYNNIGSAMAFTGSSEVTTSTGRQRFIYPNSVLLVNGKYEPNTTVAVDNASNGSSFWAASAGYRNTSSNFITSGDFWKIREVSLTYNVPVKGTLAKTIQKASVGLVARNLFTFLPKDNVYADPEYSALGTGNAQGISTENLSPPTRIFGATLTVGF; this is encoded by the coding sequence ATGAGAAAAATTGCATCGTTGCTTACAATGCTAACGCTTTGTAGTGCGTTAGCATTTGCTCAGACCCGGACTGTGTCTGGTGTCGTGAGAGATGTCAAGGGAGAGCCCATCCCTTTTGCTACAGTATCTGAGGCCGGAACCAAGAATGCGGTTCAGGCTGATGTTAATGGCTCATTTAGTATTAAAGTTGGAAATGATTCACGTTTAGCTATTTCTGCTGCTGGATTTACGGCTCAAACAATTTCAGTATCAGGAGGTACAGCTACAATTGCTTTAGTAAGAGCTGAAGGTCAGCTACAAGAAGTTGTAGTAACTACAGCGTTAGGTGTTAAGCGTTCGGCTAGATCTACCGGTTATTCAACAACTGCAATAGCACCAGCTGAATTGACCCAGGCACGAGCTACCAATGTGGCAAACGGTTTGTCTGGTAAAGTATCTGGTTTACAAATTAACACAGTAAACAATGGTGTAACAGCCGATACTCGTATTGTTTTAAGAGGTGAGCGTTCCATCCTTGGTAATAACCAAGCTTTGATCGTTTTAGATAACGTTCCTGTTTCTGCTGACTACATCAACTCTTTAAATCCAGATGATGTAGAAAGTGTAAACGTTCTGAAAGGCGCTAACGCTGCTGCTTTATATGGTTCAGACGCAGCAAATGGTGTACTTATCATCACTACAAAAAAGGGTGTGCGTGCTAAGCCATCTATTACTTTTACGCATTCAACCACTATCGAAAAGGTTTCATACTTTCCTAAATTCAATACAAGATTTGGAGCCGCTTCTACTGAGCCAGATAGTTTAGATGCTTATACTGGCTTTTATGGACGTATTCCATATGAAAACCAAATGTATGGTCCTGAGTATGACGGTAGTACCGTTGCTTTGGGTGCTAAAAAGCGCTTTTACCGTCCTGATGGTTCTTTCTTTGATACAACCAACCAAATATCATATCAGTATAGAAACCCGGTAAAAGACTTTTTTGAAACAGGTAGAACTATTCAAAATGGTATTAGCTACCAGGCAGGAACACAAAATGGTTCATTCTATCTGTCTGGTCAGTTTAACAACACTACTGGTACAATACCTGATGATAAATCTAACAGATATTCTGTTAGGTTAGGTGCTTCAAACAATTACAATAAATTCTCGACTTCATTCTCAATCGGCTATACTAAGATTACTACAGACATAGCTGGTGTAGATTATAACCAACATAGACCTGTTTACTGGAACGTTTTAAACACGCCTGGTGAAATTCCTATCAGAGACTTTAAAGATCCAAACGCTCCGTTTGCTAATGAAAATGATTGGTATAATGCATACTATCCCAATCCATACTGGCAGATTTATAACAGCCGTGTTCTAACTAACCGTGATGATATCTTAGGTTCGGTGGAGTTGGGCTATAAAGCTGCAAACTGGTTGAACTTTACTTACCGCTTAGGTGCTACTGCAAGTAACTATCAAGAAAAACGCAAGTTGGCAGGTGTTACCTTCAGCGAATATGAAATAGCTTATCAGGATCCTGCACAAAACCCTGACGGTTTAGATATTGAAGGTACAGCCTATGGTGCTCCTAATGGAATAAGAGGACGTTTTGGTGACAGATTGTATGAGCGCTTTATTCTGCAATCAGACTTCCTTATCAACATGCAGCATAAGTTTTTAAATAATGACTTAGATGCGCGTTTGGTATTAGGTACATCTGCTAATAAGAATAACTATCGTAATATCAGAAACGGTATCGATGGAAGTGATGACATCGCTAGCGAAATAGAGATTCCTGGTCTTTATAACGTATCAAATATTGTTGGTACACCAGTGGTTGGTGAATCACAATCAAAAGTTGGTAAGATTGGTGCCTTTGGTAGCTTACAATTAGGGTATAAGAACTTTTTGTTTGCTGAAATTACCGGAAGAAATGACTGGGTTTCTGTATTGTCACCAGAAAATCGTACTTTCTTCTATCCTGGTGTAAATGCGTCTTTTGTCTTTACTGATGCATTCAAGGCGTTGAAGAATATTTCATGGTTGAATTATGGTAAAGTATTGGCTAGCTGGACAAAGGTGGGTAACGTAAGCTTAGGTGCTTATGAATTATCTAACACTTTCAGCCAGGCTAATGGTTTCCCTTACAACGATCTAACAGGTTTTACACTTGGTAATACATTGGCCAACAGCAATCTTCAACCTGAGATTGTAAAGTCTAGAGAAGCTGGTATACAATTGGGCTTATTTAAGAACAGAGCAAATGTACAAGTGACTTATTACGATGAGGATATTTCTAATCAAACTGTTCCTGTACAAATTTCTTCTTCAACCGGATTTACCAAAACCAATCAGAACGTTGGTAATGTAAGTAACTGGGGATGGGAATTTGATCTTAAATTAACTCCTTTGGTAAACTTAGGACCTGTAAAATGGAACTTCGGAGGCAACCTTGCTTTAATGGACAGCCGTGTAGATGAGATCACTCCAAATTCAAAATCAGTATTTATTGGTGGTTATACCGCTACTGGAGCTGGTGTTTATACGATTGAAGGTCAACCAATGCGTGTTTTACAAGTATTGGATTGGTTAAGAGATGATCAAGGCCGTGTAATTGTTAACCCTAATACAGGTAGACCATCACGTGATACTAAAGTAAAGAACGTAGGTCGCTCTACTCCTGACATGATCCTGGGCTTGAATAGTTCCTTTGATTATAAAGGATTGACTTTGAATGTTCTGGGTGAATACAGAGGTGGATATGTAGTATATAACAATATTGGTAGTGCTATGGCGTTTACTGGTTCTAGTGAAGTTACTACTTCTACAGGCCGTCAGCGTTTTATCTATCCAAACTCTGTTTTATTAGTAAATGGTAAATATGAGCCAAATACTACAGTTGCTGTTGATAATGCGTCAAATGGTAGTAGCTTCTGGGCAGCTTCAGCTGGTTACAGAAATACAAGTAGCAACTTTATTACCAGTGGTGACTTCTGGAAAATCAGGGAAGTTAGCTTGACTTATAATGTTCCTGTGAAGGGCACTCTTGCTAAAACAATTCAGAAAGCTTCTGTAGGGTTAGTTGCTAGAAACCTGTTTACGTTCTTACCAAAGGACAACGTATATGCCGATCCTGAATACAGTGCATTAGGTACTGGTAATGCACAAGGTATCAGCACAGAAAACTTATCACCACCCACAAGAATTTTCGGTGCTACTTTGACTGTTGGCTTTTAA
- a CDS encoding SusC/RagA family TonB-linked outer membrane protein has product MRKNASLLTMLMLCGALAFGQTRTVSGVVRDEKGDPIPFATVAEAGTKNAVQADANGSFIIKIGESSTLGISATGFKSQTYTVTGNTATISLVRGEGQLQEVVVTALGIKRNKNTLPYAAQTVTGETVSQSRSNNVVSALSGKVSGVEIRTGNAMGASSNVVVRGAKSLTSSNQAMFVVDGVPVDNSNTSSSNTQTGRGGYDYGNAAADINPDDIESVTVLKGAAASALYGSRAANGVVMITTKKGKKGLGITVNSGVTVGRIDKSTYAKYQKEYGAGYKTSGYGAPDPNGGFLYFDANGDGVKDLVVPTQEDASYGQKYDPNLQVYHWDAFDRTSPNYGKTRAWVAAENDPTTFFETAVSTNNSIMVDGGGDKGTFKLGYTRSDEKGILPNSGLLKDLVNFGATYKIMDKLTASSSVNFSAVNAHGRYGTGYDKLNVNQNFRQWYQTNVDVQEQKEAYFRSQQNMTWNWADPSKQSGLYPIYTDNYYWTRYQNTEKDGRYRTFGNMALTYNPTPWLNIMGRVSMDSYDELQEERIAVGSNPVSAYSRYNRTFRELNYDLIGNFNKDLSKSLNLKALAGTNIRRAKVNSIYAATNGGLVVPGLYALSNSLNPIAAPTEVYQTVAVDGYFGGATLTYNDYLSLDATYRRDIASTLPKANNAYGYPSVSTSFLFSKFLPQFTWLSSGKVRANYAEVGNNAPFAYLENTYTKPTPFGNAVLFSLPTTKNNPDLKPERTSSKEVGVEMAFLKNRLGFDATYYSTTSYDQIFAVAVSTATGYSNKVVNAGTILNKGVELSMFANPIRKKGFSWDVNVNWTRNRNEVKELYDGAQNLQIASFQGGISVNATVGQPYGTIQGKTWVMKDGQKVVKANGRYDMTTTTNNVIGNVNPDWIGGISNTFKYKNFALGFLVDVRQGGDVFSLDMYYGLNSGLYPETVGLNDLGNPSRSPVSQGGGVIMPGVTADGKPNTTRVENVSGTYGYAYNPAANFVYDASYVKLREANLSYSLPQTLVSKLRAFKGIDVQLIGRNLWIIHKNLPYSDPEENLTAGNAQGYQSGAYPTARTIGANLKLKF; this is encoded by the coding sequence ATGAGAAAAAACGCATCGTTGTTGACGATGTTAATGCTTTGTGGCGCATTAGCATTTGGTCAGACGCGCACTGTGTCTGGCGTAGTGAGAGACGAAAAGGGTGATCCCATCCCCTTTGCTACAGTTGCAGAAGCAGGAACTAAAAATGCCGTACAGGCAGATGCAAATGGTAGCTTCATCATTAAAATTGGAGAAAGTTCTACTCTCGGTATTTCCGCTACTGGTTTCAAATCCCAAACGTATACTGTAACAGGTAATACGGCAACGATTTCGTTAGTAAGAGGTGAAGGACAATTGCAAGAGGTAGTTGTTACAGCCTTAGGTATCAAAAGAAACAAAAACACCCTGCCTTATGCTGCACAAACAGTAACTGGCGAAACAGTTAGTCAATCACGCTCTAACAACGTGGTAAGTGCACTATCTGGTAAAGTTTCTGGTGTTGAGATCCGTACTGGTAATGCTATGGGTGCTTCCAGCAACGTAGTGGTACGCGGTGCTAAATCATTGACATCAAGCAACCAGGCCATGTTTGTTGTAGATGGTGTACCTGTAGATAACTCAAATACAAGTAGCTCTAATACACAAACGGGTCGTGGCGGTTACGATTATGGTAATGCTGCTGCAGATATTAACCCCGATGATATTGAATCAGTAACCGTATTGAAAGGTGCTGCTGCGTCTGCTCTTTATGGTTCACGCGCTGCCAACGGCGTTGTAATGATTACAACTAAGAAGGGTAAAAAAGGTTTAGGCATCACCGTTAACTCTGGTGTTACTGTAGGTCGCATTGATAAGTCTACCTATGCAAAGTACCAGAAAGAGTATGGTGCTGGTTATAAAACATCTGGATATGGTGCCCCAGATCCAAATGGTGGCTTCCTTTATTTTGATGCAAATGGTGATGGCGTAAAAGACCTGGTAGTACCTACACAAGAAGATGCTTCTTATGGTCAAAAGTATGATCCAAACTTGCAAGTATACCATTGGGATGCCTTTGATAGAACATCTCCAAACTATGGAAAAACGCGTGCTTGGGTAGCTGCTGAAAATGATCCCACTACATTCTTTGAAACAGCTGTGTCTACTAACAATAGCATCATGGTTGATGGTGGAGGCGATAAGGGTACGTTTAAGCTGGGTTATACTCGTAGCGATGAAAAGGGCATTTTGCCAAACAGTGGCTTGTTAAAAGACCTGGTGAACTTTGGTGCTACTTACAAAATAATGGATAAGCTTACAGCTTCTTCTTCTGTAAACTTCTCAGCAGTTAATGCTCATGGTCGTTATGGCACGGGTTATGATAAATTGAACGTTAACCAGAACTTCAGACAGTGGTATCAAACGAACGTTGATGTACAGGAGCAGAAAGAAGCTTACTTCAGAAGCCAGCAAAACATGACGTGGAACTGGGCTGATCCATCAAAGCAAAGTGGTTTATATCCTATTTATACAGATAACTACTATTGGACACGCTACCAGAATACAGAAAAAGATGGTCGCTACCGTACGTTCGGCAACATGGCACTTACCTACAATCCAACACCTTGGTTGAATATAATGGGTCGTGTTTCTATGGATTCTTACGATGAATTACAGGAAGAGCGTATTGCTGTAGGCAGTAACCCAGTGTCAGCTTACAGTCGCTATAACAGAACCTTCCGCGAGTTGAACTACGACTTGATTGGAAACTTCAATAAAGACCTGTCTAAAAGCTTAAACTTAAAAGCATTAGCTGGTACTAACATCAGAAGAGCAAAAGTGAATTCTATTTATGCTGCAACAAATGGTGGTTTAGTGGTACCAGGTTTATATGCTTTGAGCAATTCACTGAATCCGATTGCTGCACCTACAGAGGTGTATCAAACAGTAGCTGTTGATGGCTATTTCGGTGGCGCTACTTTAACGTATAACGACTACTTATCGTTAGATGCGACCTATAGAAGAGATATCGCTTCTACTTTGCCAAAAGCAAATAATGCTTATGGCTATCCTTCTGTTTCTACAAGCTTCTTATTCTCTAAGTTCTTACCTCAATTTACTTGGTTATCTAGCGGTAAGGTAAGAGCCAACTATGCAGAAGTAGGTAATAATGCTCCTTTTGCTTATTTGGAGAATACGTATACAAAACCAACTCCATTTGGTAATGCGGTTTTATTCTCTTTACCAACAACAAAAAACAACCCGGACTTAAAGCCTGAGAGAACTAGTAGTAAAGAGGTTGGTGTTGAAATGGCCTTCTTGAAGAATCGCTTAGGATTTGACGCGACATATTATTCAACAACTAGCTACGACCAGATCTTCGCGGTAGCTGTATCTACTGCAACCGGGTATAGCAATAAAGTAGTTAACGCAGGTACTATCTTAAATAAGGGCGTTGAACTTTCTATGTTTGCAAACCCTATCAGAAAGAAAGGTTTCTCTTGGGATGTAAATGTTAACTGGACACGTAACCGCAATGAAGTAAAAGAACTGTATGATGGTGCACAAAACCTTCAGATTGCTTCTTTCCAGGGTGGTATTTCGGTTAATGCTACTGTTGGCCAACCTTATGGTACTATTCAGGGTAAAACTTGGGTGATGAAAGATGGCCAGAAAGTGGTAAAAGCAAATGGTCGTTATGATATGACTACCACTACAAACAATGTGATTGGTAACGTAAATCCTGATTGGATTGGTGGTATCAGCAATACATTCAAGTATAAAAACTTTGCTTTAGGATTCCTGGTTGATGTACGTCAGGGTGGTGATGTATTCTCTCTGGACATGTACTATGGTTTGAATTCGGGTCTTTATCCTGAGACTGTCGGCTTAAACGATTTGGGTAATCCTTCAAGAAGCCCTGTTTCACAAGGCGGTGGTGTTATTATGCCTGGTGTAACAGCTGATGGCAAGCCTAATACTACACGTGTTGAAAACGTTTCAGGTACATATGGATATGCTTATAATCCAGCGGCAAACTTTGTATACGATGCCAGTTATGTGAAATTAAGAGAAGCCAACCTTTCTTATTCTCTGCCACAGACACTTGTATCTAAGCTGCGTGCCTTTAAAGGTATCGACGTACAACTGATTGGTAGAAACCTTTGGATCATTCATAAGAATCTTCCTTATTCTGATCCAGAAGAGAATCTGACTGCAGGTAATGCTCAAGGTTATCAGAGCGGTGCCTACCCAACTGCCAGAACTATCGGTGCTAACCTTAAATTGAAATTCTAA
- a CDS encoding SusD/RagB family nutrient-binding outer membrane lipoprotein, which yields MKKYYIICSLSVLGLASCTKDISSFNEQTKLAAQVPAATLFTNGVRNLSDVLASPNVNRNVSRLIVQQWATTTYPDEPNYDFTTRNIPQTFWTILYRDVIANVKESKRLIPNDITITEDVKKNRLAIADIMEVYTYSILVNTFGDVPYNEAIDASVTFPKYDDAKTIYEDLLKRVDADIAALNTSAAGFTAVQDIVYGGNITKWKKFANALKIRLAMTYADVDAAKAKTAFEQADAGAFAASADNASITYFSATPNNNPIWADLIQSKRQDYVAGETILNKMNALSDPRVPQYFKPNDAGVYVGGKAGALNTYSLFAKPGAKLEDPALPALLLSYDEIEFYRAEAKERGFTVTGSAEEHYNNAIKASIVYWGGTTAQADAYLLQPGVSYLTATGDWKEKIGTQKWIAFYNRTIDTWTDVRRLDYPKLPAPAAARSGFPNRLTYPTNEQTLNGANYTSAAAKIGGDKVETKIFWDKF from the coding sequence ATGAAAAAGTATTATATCATATGTTCCTTATCTGTGTTAGGCCTTGCGTCTTGCACTAAGGATATCTCAAGCTTTAACGAGCAGACGAAACTGGCTGCACAGGTTCCTGCGGCTACACTATTCACTAACGGCGTAAGAAACCTTTCTGACGTATTGGCTAGTCCAAATGTGAATAGAAATGTGTCAAGACTGATTGTTCAACAATGGGCTACTACTACGTACCCAGATGAGCCTAACTATGACTTTACAACACGTAACATTCCTCAAACATTCTGGACTATTCTGTACAGAGATGTAATAGCAAACGTGAAAGAGTCAAAACGCTTAATACCTAATGATATCACAATTACTGAGGATGTTAAAAAGAACAGACTGGCAATTGCTGACATCATGGAAGTATACACTTATTCTATTTTGGTGAACACATTTGGTGATGTGCCTTACAACGAGGCTATCGATGCAAGCGTTACGTTCCCAAAATATGATGACGCGAAGACCATTTATGAAGATCTACTGAAACGTGTAGATGCAGATATCGCTGCCTTAAATACATCTGCAGCTGGTTTTACGGCTGTTCAGGATATTGTTTATGGCGGTAACATAACAAAATGGAAGAAGTTTGCGAATGCATTAAAAATCAGGTTGGCTATGACCTATGCTGATGTTGATGCTGCTAAAGCAAAAACAGCATTTGAACAAGCTGACGCAGGCGCTTTTGCTGCTAGTGCAGATAATGCTTCTATTACTTATTTCTCTGCAACACCAAATAACAACCCAATCTGGGCTGATCTGATCCAGAGCAAGCGTCAGGATTATGTAGCTGGTGAAACTATCTTGAATAAGATGAATGCATTAAGTGATCCTCGTGTTCCTCAATACTTTAAGCCTAACGATGCTGGAGTATATGTAGGTGGTAAGGCTGGTGCATTAAATACCTATTCTTTATTTGCTAAGCCAGGGGCAAAATTGGAAGATCCTGCATTGCCTGCATTGCTATTAAGCTATGATGAAATTGAGTTTTATCGTGCAGAAGCAAAAGAGCGAGGCTTCACAGTAACTGGTAGCGCTGAAGAGCATTATAATAATGCTATCAAGGCCTCTATCGTATACTGGGGTGGTACAACGGCACAAGCTGATGCTTACTTGTTACAGCCAGGTGTAAGCTATTTAACGGCTACAGGCGATTGGAAAGAAAAGATCGGTACTCAAAAATGGATCGCTTTCTATAATCGTACAATAGATACTTGGACTGATGTAAGACGCTTAGACTATCCAAAACTGCCAGCTCCTGCAGCTGCCAGATCAGGTTTTCCTAACCGTTTAACCTATCCTACAAACGAGCAAACGCTGAATGGTGCAAACTATACAAGCGCTGCTGCTAAAATTGGTGGAGACAAAGTTGAAACCAAGATCTTCTGGGATAAGTTCTAA